From the genome of Ptychodera flava strain L36383 chromosome 20, AS_Pfla_20210202, whole genome shotgun sequence, one region includes:
- the LOC139120800 gene encoding ectoderm-neural cortex protein 1-like, with amino-acid sequence MTYYVRVRVGSKAFNVRRQLLTQASEYFRVMISGDWRESKDHEIQLMGPIPSETAAKAVFDFLETDQINVTEGAIEEVVIAADFLQIGSIFPHLQQFMTMENWSEFRKLAQSLHQPMLTDAVLRFLSDNYIVASETEEFQKLTGDDKEIVRRLPLGNYSTTLVVMDSSLNMHYFHYNDGTWEDLTNLPRSKIVSRTDFILGGRIASIGQYIFVLVAEDMTQTVDFLWGGRRCRDTILSLTKTLIYNTKTNEWCEAEPLNLQCVSENSSVSYCVTAVGAAIYVFGKEMHHAYSLVTNSWKTVAEPPKDIVPHFWLRSGSLETRVVACREKLHVLCADSDCPRMVSYDPCEDRWSEPDPITLPANPVSVTVLGNERFVYISTFACSAHPKGKKKCTQHLLRYSPDPKKLELLKKWQHNEPISKSLALCNDKLYRFCSDRTVCVSLENGFTETILPPICEHPHSSFPISVPCDFLY; translated from the coding sequence ATGACGTACTATGTACGAGTACGAGTCGGCAGCAAAGCATTTAACGTCAGAAGGCAACTGTTGACGCAAGCGAGTGAGTACTTCCGGGTTATGATCTCGGGTGACTGGCGTGAGAGCAAAGACCATGAGATACAACTGATGGGTCCGATCCCTTCAGAGACAGCGGCGAAAGCTGTTTTCGATTTCCTAGAAACAGACCAGATAAACGTTACTGAAGGGGCTATCGAAGAGGTTGTCATTGCCGCTGACTTTCTCCAAATCGGATCCATCTTTCCGCATCTCCAGCAGTTCATGACTATGGAAAACTGGAGCGAGTTTCGGAAACTGGCGCAAAGTTTGCACCAACCAATGTTAACCGATGCCGTTCTTCGCTTCctgagtgacaactacataGTCGCTTCGGAAACAGAAGAATTTCAGAAACTAACTGGCGACGATAAGGAGATTGTCCGTCGTTTACCATTGGGGAATTACAGCACAACACTGGTTGTCATGGACAGCAGTTTGAACATGCATTACTTTCACTACAACGATGGTACTTGGGAAGATCTCACAAACCTACCAAGGAGCAAGATTGTTTCCCGGACTGATTTCATTCTTGGTGGTCGTATTGCATCCATTGGACAGTATATATTTGTGCTTGTAGCGGAGGATATGACACAAACGGTAGACTTTCTCTGGGGAGGTAGAAGGTGTAGGGACACGATACTCAGTCTGACCAAAACGCttatttacaatacaaaaacaaacgagTGGTGTGAAGCTGAACCCCTCAATCTGCAGTGTGTCAGTGAGAATTCCTCAGTGTCATATTGTGTAACCGCTGTCGGCGCAGCTATTTATGTGTTCGGGAAAGAAATGCACCACGCTTACAGTCTGGTTACAAACTCGTGGAAGACGGTTGCAGAACCCCCAAAAGATATCGTGCCACATTTTTGGCTGAGAAGTGGCTCACTTGAGACCAGAGTGGTGGCATGTCGGGAGAAACTTCATGTTCTTTGCGCAGACTCCGACTGTCCCCGAATGGTGAGCTATGACCCCTGTGAAGACCGATGGAGTGAACCTGACCCCATAACATTACCGGCGAACCCTGTTTCCGTAACAGTCCTCGGCAATGAGCGATTCGTATACATCAGTACATTTGCCTGTAGTGCGCATCCCAAGGGAAAGAAAAAATGTACCCAGCATCTACTTCGTTATTCGCCAGATCCCAAGAAGTTAGAACTTCTAAAGAAATGGCAGCACAACGAACCAATCAGCAAATCTCTAGCCCTCTGTAATGATAAACTTTACAGATTTTGCTCAGATCGAACTGTATGTGTTTCACTAGAGAATGGGTTCACGGAAACAATCTTACCTCCGATTTGTGAACATCCCCACAGTTCATTTCCTATCAGTGTACCGTGTGACTTTTtatactag